AGACGGTACCGTTCGCGCTGGTGTTCGTCGATATCGAGGAGGGGCAGGTCTACGCCGGTCACGCGGCCGCGAGCGAACTCTGTGAACGGGCCGGCCTTCCGGTGCTCGTCGGGGACATCGTCGGCGAGAACTACGAGTCGATCGCCGACGCCATCGGAACGGCCGTCGGACAGGAGCGCGATCCGGACCCCTATCACGACACCTACCCTCTCACAGAGGCAGCAAAGGGCCACTATCCTGCGCTTTCGGCGGACGCCGGGAGCATGCCACTCGTCGCTTCCCGGTGAGTCGCTTTACGAAATCTCAATCAGATTTGTCCAGAGAGAAACCTGCAATAGGTAATACGGAACCAACGGTTAAGTAGACGAAAACCCTGTATCCGACCGGAGGAAATCATGAGTGAGAAAGAACACGGAAGCGGCAGCGTTCAGCCGGGCGACACCAGCCAACGCGTCGGGATGGAGGTCATTCGGGAGCGTGGCGGTGACCCCGAGGAGATCCGCGAGAAACTGATCGACGCGATCGGCGCGGAGTTCTCGACGTACTACTACTACACGAACCTCCGTACGCATCTGGCGGGCAACGAGGACTACAAGGAGATCACCGAGGACGCGCGACTGGAGGACCGCGCGCATTTCGAGCTCGTGATGCCGCGGGTCTACGAACTCGACGGCAAGATCCCCGAGGATATCACTGACTTCATGGACCGTGCGAGCTGCCCGCACGCCGAACTCCCGGCGGATCCGAGCGCGGAGAACATCCTCGAGACGCTGCTCGAGGCCGAGCGCTGTGCGATCCGCACCTGGAGTGAGGTCTGTGACATGACCCAAGGATGTGACCCACGGACCTACGACATGGCCCAACGCATCCTCCAAGAGGAGATGGACCACGAGGCGTGGTTCATCGAGCTACTTAGCATGGAGCGCGACGGCGAGGTCAACCCGGCGGGCCACTTCGTCCGCGGCGAGCCCGGCGAGGCGCCCCTCTCGACGAACAACCGCTTCAACGACAGCGCCTGAGAACGGTTTCGCTCCCCGGTTTTCCGTTTTTCCGTACCCTAGCCGAGTGCTTCGAGTGCTCTGTGGACCCGCTGTGGTCGCGGTTCAGTCACTCTTGTGCGCGCGCGCGGATCAGCGCCGCGAGCCGGTCGTCGAAGTCCGGTTCGTACTTTGTGGCGTCGTCGACGGTCGGACGGGCGTTCGTCTCGGAGACGACGGCCCTGTCCCCGGAGACGAGTAGATCGACACCGAGAAACGGGATCCCGAGGGTTCGGGCGACCCGCTCGGCGAGGTCACGCAGGTCCTCGGGCAGAGTGACACCCGTTGCACGTGCGCCCGCGTGAACGTTGTGTTTCCAGCCCGTTCCCTCGCGTTCGACCGCGCCGACGTACTCCCCTTCGAGGACCATCGCGCGGTAGTCCCGCGCGTCGGGGAGGAACTCCTGGACGAGAAAGGATTTGTCACCGGTCGCGGGGAAGTCGTGGACGAGCCCGAGGTAATCACAGATCCCGAGGAAGGTGTCGAGGTCGCCCGCGAGCGTGATCCCGGTCCCGCGGGTGGTGGAGTTGGGCTTGACGACCACGGGCGGGTCGAAGCGCTCGAAGACGGTTCGGAGCTCCCGGCGGGAGACGGGGTTCGACACCACGACGGTCTCGGGAACCGGAATCCCGGCGCGTATGAGTCGTGCGAGGACTTCGCCCTTGTTTCGCGAGGTGAGGACCGCCTCGCGGTCGTTGACCCACGGCACGTCGAGGAGGGCGTCGACGACGCCGCCCTCCATGAGCCGCGAGGGGTAGACGAGACCGACGTCGAACTCCCCGGGTTCCCACGGCGGCTCCGAGAGAGCGAGAGTACGTCCCTCGGTTCGGAAGTGGCGGACCTCGATCCCCCGGTCGGGCAGCGTCGCCCCGAGGCGCTCGAACGTCTCGGCGCGGGTGGTGACCGCGAGTCGCACCATACCCGTCGCTGGGGGTGGACACCGAAAGACCCCTCGGATGGTTGCCGACGAGGGGTGGCCCGCGACAGAGCCATATACTCCCGTCGGATACGAGAGGACACGATGATGGCGACGACTCACGCGCTGGTCGGGATGGCGCTGGCCCTGCCGGTGGCCTACGCGGTGCCGGAGTTCGCGCCGGTCGCCCTCGGGGCGGGGCTGATCGGCGGGCTGGCACCCGATCTGGATCTGTACGCCGGGCATCGAAAGACGCTGCACTTCCCGGTGTACTACCCGACCGCCGCCGGGATCGCACTCGGCTGGATGGTCGTCTCACCAAGTTTCCTTTCTGTGACACTTGCGACCGCCCTACTGGGGGCGAGCGTTCACTCGGTCATGGACGCCTTCGGCGGGGGACTGGAGATGCGCCCGTGGCGACAGACGGCCGATAGAGCCGTCTACGACCACTACCGCGAGCGATGGATCGCCCCGAAACGGGGGGTTCGCTACGACGGCGCACCCGAGGACCTCCTGCTGGCGGTCGTGGCGGCGACACCGACGGTGGTCCTCCTCGATGGAGTCCCGTCAGAACTGGCCGTCGCTCTCGTCGTGGTCTCGGGGGGCTACGCGCTCGTCAGAAAACGGCTGGTGTGGCTCGCGATGTGGGTCGTGCCTCGATTGCCGGCGGCGATCCGGACGCAGTTACCGAACAGATACTACGAGAGATGAGGTCGAACGGCCGAAATCAGACGACGAGCAGTTCTTCGCCGCGCTCGACGCGAACGGTACACGGCGGCGAAACCTTGTTGTACGCACGCCGGAGGGCCTCCTTTGCGGCGGGAGCGTCCTCGACCTCACACCAGATGGTGAAGACGCGATCGTTCTTCTCGATCCGGGCGGCCGTCCCGACGACCTTCCCGAAGGCCTGGCGCATCCCGTCCGAAACACGGTCGGCCCCGGCACCGGTCGCCTGTTTGTTCTCGCGGATGACGTGGTGGGGGAACTTCCGCAACAGTGCGGCGTAGTTGAACTCGCCCAGTTCCTTGATGAGGTGGCGGTTCATCGCCAGCCGGGAGGCCTCCAGCGCGCCGTTTCGGATCTGGCACTCCTCGTCGAGGTAGAGGCTGATCTGGACGGGCCAGTCCTCGGGGTCGCGGTCCCGATCACCCATCCGGTGCTGTGCGATCTTCGAGCCGGGGATCCCCGTGATGTACTCACGGCGCGTATAGGGCTGCTTGGAGATCTCCCGGTACATCGAGGCAGGTTTGTCTACCATGGATACTCTTGTCGGTTCTCAGGCCGAGGCGACACATAATCCCTTCGAAGCGGCCCGGTCGGGACGGGTTAGCCCACCCCGACCCCGCAGATTGCCGGTCGCCCGTGTGGCTCAGGGGATCCGAGGGGCGCGACTCGCGGGCGAGCGCAGTCCGAGGAGGACCCAGGCGATCCAAACGGCCCCACACCCCGCGAAGGCGCCAGCGACGTTCGCGGCGATATCGATCGTCGAGAAGGTCCGGTAGGGAACGGCGGCGTGGAGCAGCTCGGTTGACACCCCATAGCCGGCGACCCCACAGAAGGCCGAAACGAACGGACGGGGCCGATTGCCGGACTGCAGCGCCACACAGAGGAGGACCGCGAGCGCGCCGTAGCCGAAAAAGTGCAACCACGCATCAGTCCCGACGGGACCGGTCGGCACCGGCAGGCCGGTCAGGACCGCGAGTGCTCCGTTGGGGACGCTCGCACCGAGAAACAGGAGCCCCGCACCGCCCGCAACGGCCGTCCAGCGCGCGACGGGATTGACCACGAACCGCCCGACTCGCTTCGCTATCGACTGTTCGCCGTTCATGTCATATATCAGTAGTTAAATTACTTATATATTCCGACAATTTAGTTATGACGTTCTCGTTACCCTATCGTGGTAGATAGTCGTTACTTTCGAACGCCACACCACCCCTCGTCGGGAGCCGTCAATCGCCGAAACGGCTTCGAGGGGCGCTGTGTAGATAATTCATCTATAGTAGCTCGGAATAAATAACCACCTCATCTTTGGAATCTCTCCCAAACACCTTTTAATTTCTATATTAATTCACAAAGCTTATTATATGACGACATCTCGATACGCCTACCCCTACCCGAAGGACGGTCCGAGTATCTCCCAATCGGTGGCCCATGTGGGTCCGACCGGGTGAGAAAGGGTTGTCGACCAAAAACGAAACATGAAACAAGAACACACACTACGCGAAAAGGGACAAGCGCTGTTCCTTGCCGCCCTGATGGTCCTCTCCGTGTTCGCCATGTCCGCTGCGTTTGCGGGCTCGGCGGCTGCGGCAGCGACCGATGTCAGTCTCACATCGTCGTCTGTTGACGCTGGCGACGGAAGTGCAACGACTGGCATTACTGTAACGGCAGATGAATCCTACACGAACTATGCGTACGCCATTGTAGACCAGAACGGTGACGTGGTTGCGAGCGACGACACCGTCCTTGAAACTGCTGGTAACAGCCACACCTTCTCAGATGTTGCTGTTGATGGCTTAGAGGCAGGCGAGTACTCAGTCGTCGCTGAAGCCAGCGCCGACGCTGCTGCGGCCACGACGGGCCAGAGTGTTGGTGACTTCGGCGACGGCAACGTCGAAGCT
The DNA window shown above is from Halalkalicoccus jeotgali B3 and carries:
- the dps gene encoding DNA protection during starvation protein, which codes for MMSEKEHGSGSVQPGDTSQRVGMEVIRERGGDPEEIREKLIDAIGAEFSTYYYYTNLRTHLAGNEDYKEITEDARLEDRAHFELVMPRVYELDGKIPEDITDFMDRASCPHAELPADPSAENILETLLEAERCAIRTWSEVCDMTQGCDPRTYDMAQRILQEEMDHEAWFIELLSMERDGEVNPAGHFVRGEPGEAPLSTNNRFNDSA
- a CDS encoding 50S ribosomal protein L16, coding for MVDKPASMYREISKQPYTRREYITGIPGSKIAQHRMGDRDRDPEDWPVQISLYLDEECQIRNGALEASRLAMNRHLIKELGEFNYAALLRKFPHHVIRENKQATGAGADRVSDGMRQAFGKVVGTAARIEKNDRVFTIWCEVEDAPAAKEALRRAYNKVSPPCTVRVERGEELLVV
- a CDS encoding membrane protein; protein product: MATTHALVGMALALPVAYAVPEFAPVALGAGLIGGLAPDLDLYAGHRKTLHFPVYYPTAAGIALGWMVVSPSFLSVTLATALLGASVHSVMDAFGGGLEMRPWRQTADRAVYDHYRERWIAPKRGVRYDGAPEDLLLAVVAATPTVVLLDGVPSELAVALVVVSGGYALVRKRLVWLAMWVVPRLPAAIRTQLPNRYYER
- a CDS encoding ATP-grasp domain-containing protein; this translates as MVRLAVTTRAETFERLGATLPDRGIEVRHFRTEGRTLALSEPPWEPGEFDVGLVYPSRLMEGGVVDALLDVPWVNDREAVLTSRNKGEVLARLIRAGIPVPETVVVSNPVSRRELRTVFERFDPPVVVKPNSTTRGTGITLAGDLDTFLGICDYLGLVHDFPATGDKSFLVQEFLPDARDYRAMVLEGEYVGAVEREGTGWKHNVHAGARATGVTLPEDLRDLAERVARTLGIPFLGVDLLVSGDRAVVSETNARPTVDDATKYEPDFDDRLAALIRARAQE
- a CDS encoding DCC1-like thiol-disulfide oxidoreductase family protein, coding for MGDPERPEYHGVLIYDGECPFCSAAASALRRIRRVGAIPWYDDPAQDFLAAQFETVPFALVFVDIEEGQVYAGHAAASELCERAGLPVLVGDIVGENYESIADAIGTAVGQERDPDPYHDTYPLTEAAKGHYPALSADAGSMPLVASR
- a CDS encoding VanZ family protein; the protein is MNGEQSIAKRVGRFVVNPVARWTAVAGGAGLLFLGASVPNGALAVLTGLPVPTGPVGTDAWLHFFGYGALAVLLCVALQSGNRPRPFVSAFCGVAGYGVSTELLHAAVPYRTFSTIDIAANVAGAFAGCGAVWIAWVLLGLRSPASRAPRIP